One window of Trichoderma breve strain T069 chromosome 3, whole genome shotgun sequence genomic DNA carries:
- a CDS encoding glucose-6-phosphate dehydrogenase, NAD binding domain-containing protein translates to MDPNQPQTLELKENTTIIVLGASGDLAKKKTYPALFGLYRNQFLPKGVKIVGYARTKMDHEEYLRRVKSYIKTPTPEIEKQLEEFTSLCTYISGQYDKDESFAVLDNHLKDLEKGWPEAHRLFYMALPPSVFTIVSQHLKRCCYPTRGIARVIIEKPFGKDLASSRELQKSLEPDWKEEELYRIDHYLGKEMVKNILIMRFGNSFLGATWNRHHIDNVQITFKEPFGTEGRGGYFDEFGIIRDVMQNHLLQVLTLLAMERPISFDSEDIRDEKVRVLRAMPAIEPKNVIIGQYGRSLDGSKPSYKEDDTVPKDSRCPTFCALVAYIKNERWDGVPFIMKAGKALNEQKTEIRIQFKDVTSGIFKDIPRNELVMRIQPNESVYIKMNSKLPGLSTQTVVTELDLTYRRRFSDLKIPEAYESLVLDCLKGDHSNFVRDDELDASWRMFTPLLHYLEDNKEIIPMEYPYGSRGPAVLDDFTASYGYKFSDAAGYQWPTTSAAPPTKL, encoded by the exons GCTCTTTGGCCTG TACCGAAACCAATTTCTGCCCAAGGGCGTCAAGATCGTCGGATATGCCCGGACAAAGATGGACCACGAGGAGTACCTGCGACGGGTGAAGTCATACATCAAGACGCCTACCCCGGAAATCGAGAAGCAGCTTGAGGAGTTCACCAGCCTGTGCACCTACATTTCCGGCCAGTACGACAAGGATGAGTCCTTTGCTGTTTTGGACAACCACCTCAAGGACCTGGAGAAGGGATGGCCAGAAGCGCACCGCCTGTTCTACATGGCGCTGCCTCCCAGTGTCTTTACCATCGTCTCCCAGCACCTGAAGAGATGCTGCTACCCCACCAGGGGTATCGCCCGTGTCATT ATTGAGAAGCCCTTCGGCAAGGATCTTGCCAGCTCTCGCGAGCTGCAAAAGTCTCTTGAGCCCGACtggaaggaggaggagctctACCGTATTGACCACTACCTCGGTAAGGAGATGGTCAAGAACATTCTCATCATGCGCTTCGGCAACTCCTTCCTTGGTGCTACCTGGAACAGACACCACATCGACAATGTGCAAATCACCTTCAAGGAGCCCTTTGGCACCGAGGGCCGTGGAGGCTACTTTGACGAGTTTGGCATTATCCGAGACGTTATGCAAaaccatcttctccaggTCCTCACTCTCCTGGCTATGGAGCGCCCCATCTCGTTCGACTCCGAGGATATCCGAGATGAAAAGGTCCGTGTCCTCCGAGCCATGCCTGCTATTGAGCCCAAGAACGTCATCATTGGACAGTATGGAAGGTCGTTGGATGGCAGCAAGCCGTCGTACAAGGAGGACGACACTGTGCCCAAGGACTCTCGATGCCCAACATTCTGCGCCCTTGTTGCCTACATTAAGAACGAGCGATGGGATGGCGTTCCATTCATCATGAAGGCTGGCAAAGCCCTCAACGAGCAAAAGACGGAGATCCGTATTCAGTTCAAGGACGTTACTTCAGGCATCTTCAAGGACATTCCACGGAACGAACTTGTTATGCGCATTCAGCCCAACGAGAGTGTCTACATCAAGATGAACTCCAAGCTTCCTGGACTCAGCACCCAGACTGTCGTTACCGAGCTTGACCTTACCTACAGACGCCGATTCTCGGACCTCAAGATCCCCGAGGCATACGAGTCACTTGTCCTCGACTGCTTGAAGGGCGACCACTCCAACTTTGTTCGTGACGACGAGCTGGATGCTAGCTGGCGCATGTTTACTCCCCTGCTGCACTACCTGGAAGACAACAAGGAGATTATCCCCATGGAGTACCCCTACG GCTCTCGAGGCCCCGCTGTCTTGGATGACTTCACAGCATCGTATGGATACAAGTTCAGCGATGCTGCCGGCTACCAGTGGCCGACAACCTCGGCTGCCCCTCCTACCAAGTTGTAA
- a CDS encoding mediator complex subunit MED14 domain-containing protein translates to MDSGGQNGALSDHHKDSAVNGINGVKSIDGPRVAPDKGKAPATTTANNGSNAVNGGGAEGEARSNSPIEQVSRMNNLPDEIVHITQGFVPLSLLLTRLAQSTHNMLQDKIAELAKLPLPAAATNGTTNYTQSAPDDTSGENLRKKAMLLHFTQDMHAKWVKALVIVEWSRKASMVSKLIDLKFHLDQQRILYDTALDSIINVKRDLTYARMPSPDLKTALQVLSTGTAPWMPDLQYIEPPPLTTEEQLRGIGDLDTLLSLRLNLDDFDKIPHQFRNYTIGSGRVTFKVAGEFEVDLTIADEDFEKQFWFIDFRFAFRPAALSLPESLRTPLENCVNEALAKDGLTGCYQFLHEYVLTTKINELKRQALQLSRTSWTGTLAVEPLNRALSIQYWTSRSPATGLKNWIIVAVNSGRKQGGRTDPKASSFLAAKWYRDGKEVKDVEIEVNTENLSAESLLKDVVGRHIEHILSNIHSGLLAAPRFKNRETGVVLNISKTDPVASCLNLQVGYGGTVSLLIEPTSGAFAMKPHSKFSIQPELQLNNGKNPTEDGVNFLEHLRCAIIEDELGRMGTARGWSVRKAPVNVDELRSITKMRRWSRTLWLQHGGWGSTWFVGVILSLEGDEWWLLETFWDNLNLFAGGMITQSVDMRELHRRRVKCQSNGSIDLSLPQQVRMPSIEVALSAIFPTAGISPSAREPWAENMVAINFKGVHSESRREETSEGSYTTSHELVCTSDVVIRVRRPTRFLDLKGVVDRNVSYNPQRGEFILQVQRRVTEPVFDILKSRIKAIDRFVNFLEAMENAKGSIISESITLKGVVFCYSSPLPAPPDGETAAPPSARELWRVKMDLSSEDIDIHMEKDNPHVRVIDLARNLASTEGGIGLLMAWLPMSLHAMKALVQLDAQWTELFEKGQGQLDFSMKSMTWINLKYKDLATGQPGDKTKRSISIDVKMKARRGEGWWHAWRSTTNAAPDEFDQALKAVWEGKGNNWLGLTSGAAAQSNEAVMDMLLAIDAAIRGVVHASPSIPPGGVKAEVITLD, encoded by the exons ATGGACAGTGGAGGCCAGAATGGCGCACTTTCCGACCACCACAAGGACTCTGCCGTGAATGGCATTAACGGTGTCAAGAGCATTGACGGGCCGCGAGTCGCGCCAGATAAGGGAAAGGCGCCAGCTACAACTACAGCCAACAATGGGAGCAATGCCGTCAATGGAGGGGGggccgagggcgaggctcGATCAAATTCTCCGATCGAGCAAGTTTCGCGGATGAACAATCTCCCTGATGAAATCGTTCACATCACTCAGGGCTTCGTTCCGCTCTCCCTCCTCCTAACACGGCTCGCTCAATCTACGCACAACATGTTACAAGACAAGAtcgccgagctggccaaacTGCCacttcctgctgctgccacgaACGGGACCACAAACTACACTCAGAGCGCTCCGGATGACACTTCAGGCGAAAACCTTCGAAAGAAGGCGATGTTACTACATTTCACCCAGGATATGCATGCAAAGTGGGTTAAAGCACTAGTTATTGTGGAATGGAGCAGGAAAGCTTCCATGGTCAGCAAACTTATCGATCTCAAATTCCACCTCGATCAACAACGAATCCTCTACGATACGGCCCTGGATAGCATTATCAATGTGAAGCGGGACTTGACGTATGCCCGAATGCCAAGCCCTGATCTAAAGACGGCACTACAAGTTCTTTCCACTGGAACGGCGCCGTGGATGCCAGAC CTTCAATATATTGAGCCGCCCCCTTTGACAACAGAGGAGCAGCTGAGAGGCATTGGTGATCTGGATACGCTGCTATCTCTGCGGCTAAACCTTGACGATTTTGACAAAATTCCGCATCAGTTCCGAAACTACACGATTGGATCAGGCCGAGTCACTTTCAAAGTTGCCGGAGAATTCGAAGTGGATTTAACGATTGCAGATGAAGACTTCGAAAAGCAGTTTTGGTTCATTGACTTCAGATTTGCCTTTCGACCGGCGGCACTATCACTCCCCGAATCGTTACGAACACCACTTGAAAACTGCGTAAACGAGGCACTGGCAAAGGATGGATTAACGGGTTGCTATCAATTTTTGCACGAATACGTCTTAACCACCAAGATCAATGAGCTGAAGCGCCAAGCGTTGCAGCTGAGCCGGACATCATGGACTGGTACGTTGGCAGTGGAACCTCTAAACAGAGCCTTGTCCATCCAGTACTGGACGTCTCGTTCACCCGCTACTGGTCTGAAAAACTGGATCATTGTAGCGGTAAACAGCGGACGCAAGCAGGGAGGCAGAACAGATCCAAAGGCATCGAGTTTCTTGGCAGCAAAGTGGTATCGCGATGGTAAAGAAGTCAAAGACGTTGAGATTGAGGTGAATACCGAGAATCTGTCGGCAGAATCACTGCTGAAAGACGTCGTTGGACGGCACATCGAGCACATCCTGTCAAATATTCACTCTGGGCTATTGGCAGCGCCAAGATTCAAGAATCGCGAGACCGGCGTGGTCCTAAACATATCAAAAACCGATCCGGTGGCATCCTGCCTAAATCTGCAAGTAGGGTACGGTGGCACAGTGTCCCTCTTAATCGAGCCAACGAGCGGTGCCTTTGCCATGAAGCCGCATTCAAAGTTTTCCATTCAGCCGGAGCTTCAGCTGAACAATGGAAAAAACCCAACGGAAGACGGAGTCAACTTCTTAGAACACTTGCGATGCGCAATTATAGAAGATGAACTGGGTAGAATGGGAACTGCTAGGGGTTGGTCTGTCCGGAAAGCACCCGTAAACGTTGATGAGTTGAGGTCGATTACCAAGATGCGGAGATGGAGCCGTACATTATGGCTACAACACGGAGGATGGGGTTCAACTTGGTTTGTTGGAGTGATTCTCAGCCTGGAGGGCGATGAATGGTGGTTGCTCGAGAC TTTTTGGGATAACCTAAATCTCTTTGCAGGTGGCATGATCACTCAGTCAGTCGATATGAGAGAGCTACATCGGCGTAGGGTTAAGTGCCAATCGAACGGAAGCATCGATTTATCTCTACCTCAACAAGTCAGAATGCCATCCATCGAAGTGGCACTATCGGCCATTTTCCCAACA GCGGGAATCTCTCCCTCGGCTAGGGAACCGTGGGCAGAAAATATGGTTGCAATCAACTTCAAGGGTGTTCACTCAGAGTCCAGACGTGAAGAGACAAGCGAAGGAAGCTACACAACATCCCATGAGTTGGTCTGCACCTCAGACGTGGTGATCAGAGTGCGACGACCAACAAGATTCTTGGACCTGAAGGGTGTGGTGGATCGGAATGTTTCCTACAACCCTCAGAGGGGCGAATTCATCTTACAAGTCCAGCGTCGCGTCACTGAGCCAGTTTTTGACATACTAAAGTCGCGAATCAAGGCAATTGACAGATTTGTCAACTTTCTCGAAGCTATGGAGAACGCTAAAGGTTCAATCATTAGCGAATCGATCACGTTAAAAGGAGTTGTCTTCTGCTATAGCTCGCCGCTACCCGCGCCGCCGGATGGGGAAACTGCCGCTCCTCCTTCAGCTCGCGAACTATGGAGAGTGAAGATGGATCTATCCAGCGAAGACATCGATATTCACATGGAGAAGGATAACCCCCATGTCCGGGTTATCGATCTCGCAAGGAATTTGGCCAGCACAGAAGGTGGTATCGGCTTACTGATGGCCTGGCTTCCCATGTCATTACACGCGATGAAGGCTCTCGTCCAGCTGGATGCCCAGTGGACTGAGCTGTTTGAAAAAGGACAGGGCCAGTTGGACTTTAGCATGAAATCCATGACGTGGATCAATCTCAAGTATAAGGACCTTGCGACAGGTCAACCTGgagacaagaccaagaggaGCATTTCCATAGATGTCAAAATGAAGGCCCGCCGTGGTGAAGGGTGGTGGCACGCTTGGCGGTCTACTACCAACGCAGCACCCGACGAGTTTGACCAGGCTTTGAAAGCTGTGTGGGAAGGCAAAGGGAACAATTGGCTTGGTCTTACTAGCGGCGCAGCAGCCCAGTCTAATGAGGCTGTCATGGATATGCTGCTTGCGATTGATGCTGCGATTCGAGGAGTTGTACATGCATCACCGTCAATACCACCCGGCGGCGTGAAAGCAGAGGTGATAACATTAGACTAA
- a CDS encoding flavin containing amine oxidoreductase domain-containing protein: MSLQRADGAATALLRLSTAWRRSAASATTRSGAWRNLGRGLSSARNSTDDGGAAAKRSKAGKLPDNANVAVLGGGLTGLTTAYYLAKWLPATTKITLLEGGDRLGGWIRTDKVPVRVGGVEGVVNFERGPRSFSSLNKSTWRFDDLVLWDLALDLGLKVVSPPDQPRYIYYPDHLVPLPPHTSLAAFAREPVVLESLWAGFGYVMRRLFSRKDGVPVQDLSIADWIYHITGSKAVAENLASAMVHGIYGGDIYTLSARSVLDRFYWVHYLPALGPNIRHMAISEQTFMEAMGQDPQIRKLAQQPRGALLNFGETGMETLPIALGDALKGQANVEVKLNAKVTDIDYDSETELIKITTGENSSEKYHKVISTLPSQHLARITDDIPSLGSSQAVSIMTVNIWYPQTNLKPPGFGYLIPLSVPPEQNPERALGVFFDSDVGVRGPDEPAGTKLFVLMGGHYYDTKKEHGPTVRVPSEEEAIQQAKAVLERHLGIPQSTPCFAMARLANECIPQYNRGHQDTMAAADQELHDSFKGRLAVAGGSYTKIGAMGALRNGYDIANTVARENWLTTGLEQLEFPTQFCGVPTERIPVRRFSRR, from the exons ATGAGCCTTCAGCGCGCGGATGGCGCTGCAACGGCCCTCCTCAGGCTGTCAACCGcctggaggagaagcgccgcCTCAGCGACAACCCGATCCGGAGCCTGGCGCAATCTGGGCCGCGGCTTGAGCTCAGCTCGCAACTCGACCGACGATGgcggtgctgctgcgaaACGAAGCAAGGCTGGGAAGCTGCCCGATAACGCAAACGTGGCCGTTCTGGGAGGCGGTTTGACGGGCTTGACGACGGCGTATTACCTGGCCAAGTGGCTGCCGGCGACGACCAAGATTACGCTGCTCGAGGGCGGCGATCGACTGGGCGGATGGATCAGGACGGACAAGGTACCCGTCAGAGTTGGCGGTGTTGAGGGAGTGGTGAATTTCGAGCGTGGCCCAAGGTCGTTTTCGTCGTTGAACAAGAGCACCTGGCGGTTTGACGACTTGGTGCTCTGGGATCTG GCTCTCGACCTGGGTCTCAAAGTCGTCTCGCCTCCCGATCAACCACGATACATCTACTATCCCGACCATCTCGTGCCGCTCCCTCCACACACCAGCCTGGCTGCATTCGCACGCGAGCCCGTCGTTCTCGAGTCTCTATGGGCCGGGTTCGGATACGTGATGCGACGGCTCTTCAGCAGAAAGGACGGCGTGCCCGTCCAAGACCTCTCCATCGCCGACTGGATCTACCACATCACGGGCAGCAAAGCCGTAGCCGAGAACCTGGCCTCGGCCATGGTCCACGGCATCTACGGCGGCGACATCTACACTCTCAGCGCGCGGAGTGTCCTCGACCGTTTCTACTGGGTGCATTATCTGCCGGCTTTGGGGCCCAACATCCGGCATATGGCCATCTCGGAGCAGACGTTTATGGAGGCTATGGGCCAGGATCCGCAGATCCGGAAGCTTGCGCAGCAGCCGAGGGGTGCGCTGTTGAATTTTGGCGAGACGGGCATGGAGACGTTGCCGATTGCGTTGGGAGATGCTCTCAAGGGTCAGGCGAACGTCGAGGTTAAGCTTAATGCCAAGGTTACTGATATTGATTACGACTCGGAGActgagctcatcaag ATCACAACCGGCGAAAACTCGTCTGAGAAATACCACAAAGTCATCTCTACCCTGCCCTCCCAGCACCTCGCCCGCATCACCGACGACATCCCCAGCCTCGGCTCCTCGCAAGCAGTCTCCATCATGACCGTCAACATCTGGTATCCCCAGACAAACCTCAAGCCCCCAGGCTTCGGCTACCTCATCCCCCTCTCCGTGCCCCCCGAGCAGAACCCCGAGCGCGCCCTGGGCGTCTTTTTCGACTCCGACGTTGGCGTCAGGGGCCCCGACGAGCCCGCCGGCACGAAGCTCTTCGTCCTCATGGGCGGCCACTACTACGATACCAAGAAAGAGCACGGCCCGACCGTCCGGGTGCCctccgaggaagaggccatTCAGCAGGCAAAGGCCGTCCTCGAGCGCCACCTCGGCATCCCCCAGTCCACTCCTTGCTTCGCCATGGCCCGCCTCGCCAACGAGTGCATCCCGCAGTACAACCGCGGCCACCAGGACACCATGGCCGCCGCCGACCAGGAGCTGCACGACAGCTTCAAGGGCAGGCTCGCCGTCGCAGGAGGGTCGTACACGAAGATTGGCGCAATGGGCGCGCTGCGCAACGGCTACGACATTGCCAATACCGTTGCTAGGGAGAATTGGCTCACTACGGGcttggagcagctggagttCCCGACTCAGTTCTGCGGCGTGCCGACGGAGAGGATTCCCGTCAGGAGGTTTTCTAGAAGGTAA
- a CDS encoding SLIDE domain-containing protein, protein MAPRPRANGVDTDASMSDAPEHPHAEEMDVDETPDYTDSDTNPNTTASSVAGEPLTDGRKRRSEANQLRRSIFGKKHDRLGESKEDDTIRRFRYLLGLTDLFRHFIETNPDPKIRDIMAEIDHQNAEAARGKKGAGRKGGATSDRRRRTEAEEDAELLSDEKHGGSADTVFRESPSFIQGTMRDYQVAGLNWLISLHENGISGILADEMGLGKTLQTISFLGYLRHIMGITGPHLVTVPKSTLDNWKREFAKWTPEVNVLVLQGAKDERHELINERLVDEKFDVCITSYEMVLREKAHLKKFAWEYIIIDEAHRIKNEESSLSQVIRLFNSRNRLLITGTPLQNNLHELWALLNFLLPDVFGDADAFDQWFSGQDQDQDKVVQQLHRVLRPFLLRRVKSDVEKSLLPKKEVNVYLGMSEMQVKWYQKILEKDIDAVNGAGGKRESKTRLLNIVMQLRKCCNHPYLFEGAEPGPPYTTDEHLIYNAGKMKVLDKLLGRLQKQGSRVLIFSQMSRLLDILEDYCVFRQYKYCRIDGGTAHEDRIAAIDDYNKPGSEKFVFLLTTRAGGLGINLTTADIVILYDSDWNPQADLQAMDRAHRIGQTKQVVVYRFVTDNAIEEKVLERAAQKLRLDQVVIQQGRAQVAAKAAANKDELLSMIQHGAEKVFQSKSSTDEAANKDKELDDEDIDDILTRGESRTKELNARYEKLGIEDLQKFTSESAYEWNGENFAATKKNIGMNWINPSKRERREQSYSMDKYFRQAMYPNPKTDAKPKAPRAPKQVPVHDYQFYPPRLQDLQDRETAFYRKEIGYKVPLPDGDDDNLSEREAERALEQQEIDTATPLTEEERAEKEELSNQGFGHWNRRDFQQFINGSGKYGRNDYQGISNEIDSKTTAEIRAYAKVFWQRYTEISDYPKYIKVIEDGEERTRRIDHQGKLLRKKMQQYRVPLQQLKINYSVSTTNKKVYTEEEDRFLLVLLDRYGIDSEGLYEKMRDEIRDSPLFRFDWFFLSRTPIELSRRCNTLLTTIVKEFEDGPGTGKNGVNGKSKRDLDEENDEDSILSMAPAKKKSKNGVKNKALDNVKSKSSKASSASPSRASSVASNANSVAGGSSKGKKTKTTGRKKK, encoded by the exons ATGGCTCCGCGACCTCGAGCCAACGGCGTGGATACGGACGCGTCCATGTCTGATGCTCCGGAGCATCCTCATGCTGAAGAAATG GACGTTGATGAGACTCCCGACTATACCGATTCCGACACCAACCCCAACACCACAGCCAGCAGCGTAGCTGGTGAGCCCCTCACAGATGGTAGGAAGCGACGTAGCGAGGCGAATCAATTGCGTCGGAGCATCTTCGGAAAGAAGCATGACCGCCTTGGAGAATCAAAG GAAGATGATACTATTCGAAGATTTCGATACTTGCTCGGCCTTACCGATCTCTTCCGGCACTTTATCGAGACGAATCCCGACCCTAAAATCCGTGACATTATGGCCGAGATCGATCATCAGAATGCCGAAGCTGCTCGAGGCAAGAAGGGCGCTGGTAGAAAAGGTGGTGCCACGAGTGATCGACGGCGACGAACGGAGGCCGAGGAAGACGCGGAACTCTTGAGCGACGAGAAGCATGGTGGATCCGCAGATACAGTCTTCAGAGAGTCACCCTCGTTTATCCAGGGTACCATGAGGGATTACCAGGTTGCAGGCCTCAACTGGCTCATTTCGCTGCATGAAAACGGCATTTCAGGCATTTTGGCCGACGAAATGGGCTTGGGTAAAACTCTGCAAACCATCTCCTTTCTGGGCTATCTCCGCCACATCATGGGTATTACTGGTCCCCACCTTGTGACGGTGCCCAAGTCGACGCTCGACAACTGGAAGCGAGAGTTTGCAAAGTGGACCCCCGAAGTCAATGTGCTGGTGCTTCAAGGTGCAAAGGATGAGCGTCACGAACTCATCAACGAACGTCTTGTTGACGAGAAGTTCGACGTTTGCATCACGAGCTACGAAATGGTCCTGAGAGAGAAGGCACATCTCAAGAAGTTTGCTTGGGAGTatatcatcattgacgaggcACATCGCATCAAAAACGAAGAATCCTCTCTCTCGCAGGTCATCCGACTCTTCAACTCCCGTAACCGACTGCTCATTACCGGTACCCCGCTGCAAAACAACTTGCACGAGCTCTGGGCTCTCCTCAACTTCCTCCTGCCCGACGTCTttggcgatgctgatgcGTTCGACCAATGGTTTTCAGGACAAGACCAGGATCAGGACAAGGTGGTGCAACAGCTGCATCGAGTTTTGCGCCCGTTCTTGCTCCGACGTGTCAAGAGTGATGTTGAAAAGAGTCTTTTGCCGAAGAAGGAGGTCAACGTGTACCTGGGCATGTCCGAGATGCAGGTCAAGTGGTACCAGAAGATTCTGGAAAAAGATATCGATGCTGTCAACGGTGCTGGAGGAAAGCGAGAGTCCAAGACTAGGCTTTTGAACATTGTTATGCAGCTGCGAAAGTGCTGCAACCATCCATATCTCTTCGAAGGTGCCGAGCCAGGTCCTCCCTACACAACTGACGAGCATCTGATCTACAATGCTGGCAAGATGAAGGTCCTGGACAAGTTGCTAGGACGACTTCAGAAGCAGGGAAGCAGAGTCTTGATCTTTTCACAAATGAGTCGACTGCTCGATATTTTGGAGGATTACTGCGTCTTCAGGCAGTACAAGTATTGCCGTATTGACGGTGGTACTGCTCACGAGGACCGAATTGCAGCCATCGACGATTACAATAAGCCCGGATCAGAAAAGTTTGTCTTTTTGCTCACGACGAGAGCTGGTGGCCTGGGCATCAACTTGACAACTGCCGACATTGTCATTCTCTACGATAGTGATTGGAACCCGCAGGCCGATCTGCAGGCCATGGACCGCGCTCACCGTATTGGACAGACTAAGCAAGTTGTAGTGTACAGATTCGTCACTGATAATGCgattgaagaaaaggtcCTCGAGCGAGCGGCTCAGAAACTACGACTGGACCAGGTCGTCATTCAGCAGGGCCGTGCCCAGGTTGcggccaaggccgccgcAAACAAGGATGAACTCTTGTCCATGATTCAACATGGTGCCGAGAAAGTATTCCAGTCAAAAAGCTCTACGGACGAAGCAGcaaacaaagacaaggaaCTGGACGATGAGGATATCGATGATATCTTGACTCGAGGCGAGTCCCGTACCAAGGAGCTGAATGCCAGGTACGAAAAGCTTGGTATCGAAGATCTTCAGAAATTCACATCCGAATCTGCTTACGAGTGGAATGGAGAAAACTTTGCAGCTACAAAGAAGAATATCGGCATGAACTGGATCAATCCATCGAAGCGAGAACGCAGGGAACAGAGCTACTCGATGGACAAATACTTTAGACAGGCCATGTATCCCAACCCCAAGACTGATGCCAAGCCAAAGGCTCCCCGTGCGCCCAAGCAGGTGCCAGTTCACGATTACCAATTCTACCCTCCCCGACTGCAGGATCTGCAGGACAGAGAGACTGCCTTCTATCGCAAGGAGATTGGGTACAAAGTTCCGTTGCCTGATGGAGACGATGATAACTTGTCCGAGCGCGAGGCTGAGAGAGCACTCgagcagcaggagattgACACTGCTACACCTCTCACAGAGGAAGAGCGAGCTGAAAAGGAGGAGCTTTCCAATCAAGGTTTCGGCCACTGGAACCGCCGTGATTTCCAGCAGTTTATCAACGGATCAGGGAAATATGGCCGCAACGATTACCAGGGCATTTCCAATGAGATTGATAGCAAGACGACGGCGGAAATCCGGGCCTATGCCAAGGTGTTCTGGCAGCGATACACCGAAATTTCCGACTATCCCAAGTACATCAAGGTTATCGAAGATGGTGAGGAGCGCACTAGGCGCATCGATCATCAAGGCAAGCTTCTtcggaagaagatgcagcagtATCGCGTTCCTCTTCAGCAACTGAAGATCAATTACTCAGTCTCAACCACTAACAAGAAGGTCTacaccgaagaagaggatcgGTTCCTGTTGGTTCTTCTTGACCGTTATGGCATCGACTCCGAGGGCCTCTATGAAAAAATGCGAGACGAGATCCGCGACTCTCCTCTTTTCCGCTTCGATTGGTTTTTCCTCAGTCGCACGCCTATTGAGCTGTCGCGACGATGCAACACACTGCTCACAACTATCGTGAAGGAGTTTGAGGACGGCCCTGGAACCGGAAAGAATGGGGTCAATGGCAAGTCCAAGCGCGATCTGGACGAGGAGAATGATGAAGACAGCATCCTGAGCATGGCAccagcaaagaagaagtctAAGAATGGCGTCAAG AATAAGGCTCTTGACAACGTCAAATCAAAGTCCAGCAAAGCCAGCTCAGCTTCCCCTTCAAGAGCCTCCAGCGTCGCTTCCAACGCTAACTCCGTTGCCGGTGGCTCttccaagggcaagaagaccaagaccacGGgtagaaagaagaaatga
- a CDS encoding ion transport protein domain-containing protein, which translates to MADRSSAPLLQSYHDDDSDDSPAWDRTGQRLLESRTKHFVVMGIVALDVAALLANVFIQLIACEMHQNDEPWVEQLTEGLEIAGLVFSSLFLIELGACLFAFGLRFLASWFHLFDAAVIIASFVIDVTSRGLTESIGSLIVVLRLWRLAKISEEVVLGATERMEVLEKQLEDLEAENSRLRSQLGIEFSDHSGTE; encoded by the exons ATGGCGGATCGCTCATCCGCCCCCTTGCTCCAGTCCTACCATGACGACGACAGCGATGATTCTCCCGCCTGGGACAG GACAGGCCAGCGCCTCCTCGAGTCCCGTACCAAGCACTTTGTTGTCATGGGCATCGTTGCGCTGGATGTTGCTGCGCTCCTTGCAAATGTCTTTATCCAGCTGATTGCCTGCGAGATGCATCAAAACGACGAGCCCTGGGTGGAGCAGCTGACTGAAGGTCTGGAAATTGCCGGTCTGGTATTCAGCAGCCTCTTTCTCATTGAACTTGGGGCATGTTTATTTGCTTTTGGCTTGCG CTTCCTTGCCTCTTGGTTTCATCTCTTTGATGCCGCCGTCATTATTGCCAGCTTCGTCATAGATGTAACGTCCAGAGGCTTGACCGAGTCCATTGGATCCCTCATTGTCGTGCTTCGTCTATGGAGACTGGCCAAGATATCCGAAGAAGTGGTGCTGGGCGCTACTGAGAGAATggaggtgctggagaagcagtTGGAAGACCTCGAGGCCGAGAATAGCAGATTGCGATCCCAGCTCGGCATCGAGTTCTCTGACCATTCAGGCACTGAGTAG
- a CDS encoding RNA recognition motif domain-containing protein: MSDADKPEGIPEGEREPEHETAASEEEEILAMKRRVAEMEEEAKKLREMQATLEQQSADLADDKESVDARSIFVGNVDYSASPEEVQAHFQSCGSINRVTILLDKFTGQPKGYAYVEFTEPSLVAQALVLNESVFKGRNIKVTPKRTNIPGMSRGRGRGGFRGGGRGGFGRGGGGGFPRGGGYRGGYRGRGRGYAPY; this comes from the exons ATGTCGGACGCAGACAAGCCTGAGGGCATCCCCGAGGGGGAGCGTGAGCCGGAGCACGAGACTGCGGCCAGTGAAGAG GAGGAGATTCTGGCGATGAAGCGCCGAGttgctgagatggaggaagaagccaagaagctccGCGAGATGCAGGCGACGCTGGAGCAGCAGTCTGCTGATCTCGCCGACGACAAGGAGTCTGTGGATGCGCGCAGCATCTTTGTGGGCAACGTCGATTACTCGGCCTCTCCTGAGGAGGTCCAGGCGCACTTCCAGAGCTGCGGTTCCATCAACCGAGTCACCATCCTTCTTGACAAGTTCACCGGACAGCCCAAGGG CTACGCCTATGTCGAGTTTACCGAGCCTAGCTTGGTGGCCCAAGCCCTCGTCCTGAACGAGAGTGTCTTCAAAGGACGCAACATCAAGGTCACCCCCAAGCGCACCAATATTCCTGGCATGAGCCGCGGTCgtggaagaggaggcttCCGCGGCGGTGGTCGGGGAGGTTTTGGAcgcggcggcggaggcggatTCCCccgcggcggcggctacCGTGGCGGTTACCGGGGCCGTGGACGAGGCTACGCCCCTTACTAG